The following is a genomic window from Pseudothermotoga thermarum DSM 5069.
TTCAAGAGTTGTCTTTGGATTTTCGCTTAAAAAATCTTTTATCGCTTTCAGAAAGACTTTTGCACATTCATCTTTTGGAAAACCGAAGATGCCGCTGCTTATCGCCGGAATGCTTATGGTTTTCAAACCAAGTTCTTGAGCTTTTGAAAGAACATTTTTGACGGCTTTGTAAAGCTTTTCATGTTCGTTTCCTTCTCCCCAAACTGGTCCAACGGTGTGGATCACATACTTTGCCTTTAATTTTCCAGCGCCGGTGACTGCCACACTTGAAGTTGGAACTGGTCCGTGTCTTTTGACCCATTCATCGCTTTCTTTTTGGATCTCTTCACCGCCTGCTCGAACTATCGCTGCCGCAACTCCCCCTCCGTGTTTTAAATGGGAATTTGCAGCGTTGACGATTGCATCAGTTTCTTGCTTGGTTATGTCATCTTGAACGATGGTTACCTTGGTGTTGTTGTATTGAAAGCTTGCCAAAAGCAAGCTATCACCTCACTCGAAAACAATATCGTATGTTATTTCAGCTGCCTTTTTCAACATTCCAGCTACGCTGCAGTATTTTTCCTGCGAAAGTGAAACTGCCTTTTCAACCTTGTCCTTCGGCGGTTCTCCTTTGAATTTGAAGATGTACTTTAAATGGATCTTGGTGTATATCTTTGGATGATCGCTGGCCCTTTCTGCGGAAACTTCAATTTCAAATTTTTCAACGTCCTTTAGAACTTGCATTTTTTCAAGAATCGAAACAACGTCTATAC
Proteins encoded in this region:
- a CDS encoding macro domain-containing protein; translated protein: MLLASFQYNNTKVTIVQDDITKQETDAIVNAANSHLKHGGGVAAAIVRAGGEEIQKESDEWVKRHGPVPTSSVAVTGAGKLKAKYVIHTVGPVWGEGNEHEKLYKAVKNVLSKAQELGLKTISIPAISSGIFGFPKDECAKVFLKAIKDFLSENPKTTLEEIRLCNIDKETSEIFFKTFTENWR
- a CDS encoding OsmC family protein, giving the protein MKTEWLGKMAFLAHTDSGRQVLMDAKKESGGLQAAATPMELVLAALTGCSGIDVVSILEKMQVLKDVEKFEIEVSAERASDHPKIYTKIHLKYIFKFKGEPPKDKVEKAVSLSQEKYCSVAGMLKKAAEITYDIVFE